One Pseudomonas brassicacearum genomic region harbors:
- a CDS encoding NCS1 family nucleobase:cation symporter-1: MTRSTVTERDGLFELEAGNDVLDSPRYNHDIAPTKVHERTWNKWHITALWVGMAICVPTYTLGGVLTAYFGLTVGEALLAILFANIIVLIPLTLNAFAGTKYGIPFPVLLRSSFGVIGSNVPCLIRALVACGWFGIQTMFGGLAIHLFLGSVFEGWKSLGGTGEVIGFMVFWVINLWVVLRGAESIKWLETLSAPLLVLVGAGLLVWALPNVSLTELMAVPAKRPEGAGVTSYFLAGLTAMVGFWATLSLNIPDFSRYAKSQKDQIVGQIIGLPLTMFLFASLGVVMTAASEKLVGVTVSDPVTLIGHIQSPIWVALAMVLIIVATLSTNTAANIVSPTNDFQNLAPKLIGRTKAVMLTGLVGLALMAHELLKKLGLIVSEVSLESVYSNWLLGYSSLLGPIAGIMVVDYFLIKKQQLDLAGLYRDDVYPAWNWNGFIAFGVPVVLTLLSLGSDAFSWFYSYGWFTGSALGGVIYYGLCSMQGASPAVAKSPLQ; the protein is encoded by the coding sequence ATGACCAGATCAACAGTGACTGAGCGCGACGGGTTGTTCGAGCTTGAAGCCGGCAACGACGTCCTCGACAGCCCCCGTTATAACCACGATATCGCGCCGACCAAGGTGCACGAGCGAACCTGGAACAAATGGCACATCACCGCGCTCTGGGTGGGCATGGCGATCTGCGTGCCGACCTACACCCTTGGCGGCGTGCTCACCGCTTATTTCGGCCTGACGGTGGGCGAGGCGCTGCTGGCGATCCTGTTTGCCAACATCATCGTGTTGATTCCCCTGACCTTGAACGCCTTCGCCGGGACCAAGTACGGCATTCCATTTCCGGTGCTGTTGCGCTCGTCCTTCGGCGTCATCGGCTCCAACGTCCCGTGCCTGATTCGCGCGCTGGTGGCGTGTGGCTGGTTCGGGATCCAGACGATGTTCGGCGGGCTGGCGATCCACCTGTTTCTCGGCTCGGTGTTCGAAGGCTGGAAGAGCCTGGGCGGCACCGGCGAAGTAATCGGCTTCATGGTGTTCTGGGTCATTAACCTGTGGGTGGTGTTGCGCGGTGCCGAGTCGATCAAGTGGCTGGAAACCTTGTCCGCGCCGCTGCTGGTGCTGGTGGGGGCCGGCCTGTTGGTGTGGGCGCTGCCCAACGTCTCCCTGACCGAACTGATGGCGGTCCCGGCCAAGCGTCCCGAGGGCGCCGGAGTGACCAGCTACTTCCTCGCCGGGCTGACGGCCATGGTCGGTTTCTGGGCGACCCTGTCGTTGAACATCCCTGACTTCAGTCGTTACGCCAAGAGCCAGAAGGACCAGATCGTGGGGCAGATCATCGGCTTGCCGCTGACCATGTTCCTGTTCGCCTCCCTCGGCGTGGTCATGACCGCAGCCTCGGAGAAACTGGTGGGCGTGACCGTCTCCGATCCGGTGACCTTGATCGGGCACATCCAGAGCCCGATCTGGGTAGCGCTGGCCATGGTGTTGATCATCGTCGCCACGCTCTCGACCAACACCGCCGCCAACATCGTCTCGCCGACCAACGACTTCCAGAACCTGGCGCCCAAACTGATCGGCCGGACCAAGGCGGTGATGCTCACCGGGTTGGTGGGGCTGGCGCTGATGGCCCACGAGTTGCTGAAAAAACTTGGCCTGATCGTGTCCGAGGTCAGTCTTGAATCGGTCTATTCCAACTGGCTGCTGGGCTATTCGAGCCTGCTGGGGCCGATTGCCGGGATCATGGTGGTGGATTATTTCCTGATCAAGAAACAGCAACTGGACCTGGCCGGACTGTACCGCGACGACGTGTATCCCGCGTGGAACTGGAACGGTTTCATCGCCTTTGGCGTGCCGGTGGTGCTGACCCTGTTGTCCCTGGGCAGCGACGCGTTCAGCTGGTTCTACAGCTACGGCTGGTTCACCGGCTCGGCCCTGGGCGGGGTGATTTATTACGGGTTGTGCAGTATGCAGGGGGCCAGCCCGGCTGTCGCCAAGTCACCTCTGCAATAA
- a CDS encoding Zn-dependent hydrolase, with amino-acid sequence MNAAIDVLQSTLPHINRDRLWQSLMDLAQLGATVKGGVCRLALTDLDRQARDLFVQWTEAAGCTVSIDAVGNIFARRPGRNPNLPPVMTGSHIDTQPTGGKFDGCFGVLSGLEVLRTLNDLNVETEAPLEVVVWTNEEGSRFAPCMMGSGVFAEKFTLEETLAKTDAEGITVGQALNATGYAGPRQVSGHPVGAYFEAHIEQGPILEDEGKTIGVVMGALGQKWFDLTLRGVEAHAGPTPMHLRKDALVGASIIVGAVNRAALGHQPHACGTVGCLQAYPGSRNVIPGEVRMTLDFRHLEPARLDSMIAEVKQVIEDTCRQHGLTHELKPTADFPPLYFDKGCVEAVRGAAGGLGLSHMDIVSGAGHDAIFLAELGPAGMIFVPCEGGISHNEIENAAPDDLAAGCAVLLRAMLAASQAIAEGRLAA; translated from the coding sequence ATGAACGCAGCCATCGACGTCCTGCAATCCACCCTCCCGCACATCAACCGCGACCGCCTGTGGCAGTCGCTCATGGACCTGGCCCAGCTCGGTGCTACGGTCAAGGGCGGTGTGTGTCGGCTGGCCCTGACCGACCTGGACCGCCAGGCACGGGACCTGTTCGTGCAATGGACCGAAGCCGCTGGCTGCACCGTCAGCATCGATGCGGTGGGCAACATCTTCGCCCGTCGTCCGGGGCGCAATCCGAACCTGCCACCGGTCATGACCGGCAGCCACATCGATACCCAACCCACCGGCGGCAAGTTCGACGGTTGTTTTGGCGTGCTGTCCGGGCTGGAGGTCTTGCGCACCCTCAATGACCTGAACGTTGAAACCGAAGCGCCGCTGGAAGTGGTGGTGTGGACCAACGAAGAAGGCTCGCGCTTCGCCCCGTGCATGATGGGCTCCGGCGTATTCGCGGAAAAATTCACCCTCGAAGAAACCCTGGCCAAGACCGACGCCGAAGGCATCACCGTGGGCCAGGCGCTGAACGCTACCGGCTACGCCGGTCCACGCCAGGTCAGCGGTCATCCAGTGGGCGCGTATTTCGAGGCGCACATCGAACAGGGGCCGATCCTGGAAGACGAGGGCAAGACCATCGGTGTGGTGATGGGCGCCCTGGGGCAGAAATGGTTCGACCTGACCTTGCGCGGCGTCGAAGCCCACGCCGGTCCGACCCCGATGCACCTGCGCAAGGACGCCCTGGTGGGCGCCTCGATCATTGTCGGTGCCGTCAACCGCGCCGCCCTCGGTCATCAGCCCCATGCCTGCGGCACGGTCGGTTGCCTGCAAGCCTATCCGGGCTCGCGCAATGTCATCCCCGGCGAAGTGCGCATGACCCTGGATTTCCGCCACCTGGAACCGGCACGCCTGGACTCGATGATCGCCGAGGTCAAGCAAGTGATCGAAGACACCTGTCGGCAACACGGCCTGACCCATGAACTGAAACCCACCGCCGACTTTCCACCGCTGTACTTCGACAAGGGCTGCGTCGAAGCGGTGCGCGGCGCTGCCGGGGGGCTGGGCCTGTCCCACATGGACATCGTCAGCGGCGCCGGCCATGACGCGATCTTCCTCGCCGAACTGGGCCCGGCCGGCATGATCTTCGTGCCCTGCGAAGGCGGCATCAGCCACAACGAAATCGAAAACGCCGCCCCCGACGACCTCGCCGCCGGCTGCGCGGTGCTGCTGCGAGCGATGCTGGCCGCCTCACAGGCTATTGCCGAGGGCCGCCTGGCGGCCTGA
- a CDS encoding helix-turn-helix transcriptional regulator, producing the protein MSQEVPTTDTNRRQLLQIIAGLSDGVMLMEVDQTIAWANEAALTMHGVKELSELGANAQEYAQRFNLRYRNNHPLTQDNYPIARVARGDEFSDVLVEVTPVADPDRTWVHRIRSMVLTDRNGEPESLVLILSDATEWASAEQRFEKTFGANPAPAVICRLSDLRYIKVNQGFLEMTGYSREQVIGRSVYELDVLEAAERRDLAVERLGQGATIPQMQAELKLPGGGSKQVIVAGQPLDDLHDEDCMLFSFMDMEPRRKAETALRQSEERFAKSFRLSPVPTLVCSAEQLLLEINEAFLQTSGYSSEELLGKTVEEIGFLDKDAGAALFATLEKTANVSSVDIKVHKKGGEQIDCEVAADTVVIQDKPCYLLVLMNITERKRSELELVAAIEEVMKDASWFSRTLIEKLANVKSINAQVPSTSFTELTARERDVLGLICEGLADKEIAARLKLAPNTVRNHVATLYSKLDVHSRSEAIVWARERGLFASEWRKKAP; encoded by the coding sequence ATGAGCCAGGAAGTCCCGACCACCGATACCAATCGCCGTCAATTGCTGCAAATCATCGCCGGGTTGTCTGACGGGGTGATGTTGATGGAAGTCGACCAGACCATTGCCTGGGCCAACGAAGCGGCGTTGACCATGCATGGGGTCAAAGAGCTGAGTGAACTGGGCGCCAATGCCCAGGAATACGCCCAGCGTTTCAATTTGCGTTACCGCAATAACCACCCGCTGACCCAGGACAACTACCCCATCGCCCGGGTCGCCCGTGGGGATGAGTTCAGCGATGTGCTGGTGGAAGTCACCCCCGTGGCCGATCCGGACCGCACCTGGGTCCATCGGATCCGCAGCATGGTGCTGACCGACCGCAACGGCGAACCTGAGTCTCTGGTGCTGATTCTCAGCGACGCCACCGAATGGGCCAGCGCCGAACAGCGCTTCGAGAAAACCTTCGGCGCCAACCCGGCGCCAGCGGTGATCTGTCGCCTGAGTGACCTGCGCTACATCAAGGTCAACCAGGGTTTCCTGGAAATGACCGGCTACAGTCGCGAGCAAGTGATCGGGCGTTCGGTGTATGAATTGGACGTGCTCGAGGCTGCGGAGAGGCGAGACCTGGCCGTTGAGCGCCTGGGGCAGGGCGCGACCATTCCGCAAATGCAGGCCGAACTGAAATTGCCGGGCGGTGGCAGCAAGCAAGTGATTGTCGCGGGCCAGCCGCTGGATGACCTGCACGACGAGGACTGCATGCTGTTTTCCTTCATGGACATGGAGCCGCGCCGCAAGGCCGAAACGGCGCTGCGCCAGAGCGAGGAGCGCTTCGCCAAGTCGTTTCGTCTGTCGCCCGTGCCAACCCTGGTGTGCAGCGCCGAACAACTGTTGCTGGAAATCAACGAAGCGTTTCTCCAGACCAGCGGTTACTCCAGCGAAGAGCTGCTGGGTAAAACCGTGGAGGAGATTGGTTTTCTCGACAAGGACGCTGGCGCGGCACTGTTTGCCACGCTGGAAAAGACCGCGAATGTCTCCAGTGTCGACATCAAGGTTCACAAGAAAGGCGGGGAACAGATCGACTGCGAGGTGGCCGCCGATACCGTGGTCATTCAGGACAAGCCCTGCTACCTGCTGGTGTTGATGAACATCACCGAACGCAAGCGCTCGGAACTGGAACTGGTGGCGGCTATTGAGGAAGTGATGAAGGATGCTTCCTGGTTCAGCCGCACCCTGATTGAGAAACTGGCCAACGTGAAGAGCATCAATGCTCAGGTGCCCAGTACGTCATTCACCGAGTTGACGGCCCGGGAGCGTGACGTGTTGGGGCTGATCTGCGAAGGCCTGGCGGATAAGGAAATCGCCGCACGGCTGAAGCTGGCCCCCAATACAGTGCGAAATCACGTGGCGACGTTGTACTCCAAGCTGGATGTTCATAGCCGCAGCGAGGCCATAGTCTGGGCTCGGGAACGCGGCCTGTTCGCCAGCGAATGGCGTAAGAAGGCACCATGA
- a CDS encoding DUF1652 domain-containing protein gives MTQLAPVRARLEESFQPLACECSLNGDGTLTVRLYHRESGEVDLVVSGMSLDSVRSEESLAKLINELRYELENTPLHRGDPV, from the coding sequence ATGACCCAACTGGCCCCCGTGCGCGCCCGCCTCGAAGAAAGCTTCCAGCCGCTAGCTTGCGAATGCAGCCTCAATGGCGACGGCACCCTTACGGTACGCCTCTATCATCGCGAAAGCGGAGAGGTGGACTTGGTTGTGAGTGGCATGAGTCTGGACAGCGTTCGCTCGGAGGAAAGCCTGGCGAAGCTGATCAATGAACTGCGTTATGAGCTTGAAAACACCCCGCTGCATCGCGGTGACCCGGTGTAA
- a CDS encoding sensor histidine kinase: protein MSLLNPAKGWRSSSSRLLALYSSLFVIWSAILMGVMYYEVFGYLDSLAKHSLMQRQHLFARIHGDQLEDALMASLTLDERGVDAYGLFDPQLRHLSGPIQQIPTDLPLDGKIHMLGGCVDSDDPSVPSDSCDAVASRTQDGRWLVLARDNGSLFAVTRIILHALFWGVSLTILPGIAGWHLLRRRPLQRIRKLQASAEAIVAGDLTHRLPLSSRRDELDMLAAIVNAMLERIERLMNEVKGVCDNIAHDLRTPLTRLRAQLYRIQQEAPDGSPEALQMDQVIAETDTLMARFRGLLRISELEDQQRRSGFVRLDPLQLLQELHDFYLPLAEEGELTFTLEMPDTLPLLNGDRALLFEAVSNLLSNSIKFTPPGGEVILRGVDQGDSTRIEVLDSGPGIPEAERKAVFRRFYRAEGSSQHGGFGLGLSIVAAIVSLHGFTLEVGSSERGGARLVLDCRPTLL, encoded by the coding sequence ATGTCATTGCTGAACCCTGCTAAGGGCTGGCGCTCCTCCAGCAGCCGCCTGCTGGCGCTGTACAGTTCGCTGTTCGTGATCTGGAGCGCGATCCTGATGGGGGTAATGTATTACGAAGTGTTCGGCTACCTCGACAGCCTGGCCAAGCACTCCCTGATGCAGCGCCAGCATCTGTTCGCCCGGATCCACGGCGATCAGTTGGAAGATGCCCTCATGGCCAGCCTGACCCTGGACGAACGCGGCGTCGATGCCTACGGCCTGTTCGATCCCCAGCTGCGTCATTTGAGCGGACCGATCCAGCAAATTCCTACAGATCTTCCCCTCGACGGCAAGATCCACATGCTCGGTGGCTGCGTCGACTCCGATGATCCCAGCGTGCCTTCCGACAGCTGCGACGCGGTGGCCAGCCGAACCCAGGACGGGCGCTGGCTGGTCCTGGCGCGGGACAACGGCTCGTTGTTCGCCGTGACGCGGATCATCTTGCACGCGTTGTTCTGGGGGGTGTCGCTGACGATCTTGCCGGGCATTGCCGGTTGGCACCTGCTGCGTCGGCGCCCCTTGCAGCGTATTCGCAAACTGCAAGCCAGTGCCGAGGCCATTGTCGCCGGCGACCTGACCCATCGCCTGCCGCTGTCGAGTCGTCGCGATGAGCTGGACATGCTGGCGGCCATCGTCAATGCCATGCTCGAGCGCATCGAACGCTTGATGAACGAGGTCAAGGGCGTGTGCGACAACATTGCCCATGACCTGCGCACCCCGTTGACGCGCCTGCGCGCCCAGCTGTATCGCATCCAGCAGGAGGCCCCGGACGGTTCGCCCGAGGCGTTGCAGATGGACCAGGTGATTGCCGAGACCGATACCCTGATGGCGCGGTTTCGCGGTTTGCTGCGGATTTCCGAATTGGAAGACCAGCAGCGCCGCTCGGGGTTCGTGCGCCTCGATCCGTTGCAGTTATTACAGGAACTGCACGACTTTTACCTGCCGCTGGCCGAGGAAGGCGAACTGACCTTCACCCTGGAAATGCCCGACACCCTGCCCCTGCTCAATGGTGACCGGGCGTTGCTGTTCGAGGCGGTGTCGAACCTGCTGAGCAATTCCATCAAGTTCACTCCGCCCGGGGGCGAAGTGATCCTGCGCGGGGTCGATCAGGGCGACAGCACCCGCATCGAAGTACTCGACTCCGGCCCCGGCATCCCCGAGGCCGAGCGCAAGGCCGTGTTTCGCCGCTTCTATCGCGCCGAGGGCAGCAGCCAGCATGGTGGGTTCGGGCTGGGCCTGTCGATTGTCGCGGCGATCGTCAGTTTGCACGGATTCACACTGGAGGTAGGCAGCAGCGAGCGCGGCGGCGCGCGGTTGGTGCTCGATTGCCGACCGACGTTGCTGTAG
- a CDS encoding response regulator transcription factor, producing the protein MNRILTIEDDAVTAREIVAELTRNGLDVDWVDNGREGLERAVSGDYDLITLDRMLPELDGLVIVTTLRTMGVATPILMISALSDVDERVRGLRAGGDDYLTKPFATDEMAARVEVLLRRNNGAREPETVLRVADLELNLISREASRNGQLLSLLPTEYKLLEFLMRNSGQILSRMMIFEEVWGYHFDPGTNLIDVHIGRLRKKIDPPGLEPLIRTVRGSGYVIAEPC; encoded by the coding sequence ATGAACCGCATCCTGACCATCGAAGACGACGCCGTCACCGCCCGTGAAATCGTCGCCGAACTGACCCGCAACGGCCTGGACGTCGACTGGGTCGACAACGGTCGCGAAGGCCTGGAACGGGCGGTAAGCGGCGATTACGACCTGATCACCCTGGACCGCATGCTGCCTGAACTGGATGGCCTGGTGATCGTCACCACCCTGCGGACCATGGGCGTGGCCACGCCGATCCTGATGATCAGCGCCCTTTCCGATGTGGATGAGCGGGTACGTGGCCTGCGGGCCGGCGGCGACGATTACCTGACCAAGCCGTTCGCCACCGACGAAATGGCCGCCCGGGTCGAAGTACTGCTGCGGCGCAACAACGGCGCCCGGGAGCCGGAAACCGTGCTGCGGGTGGCCGACCTGGAGCTGAACCTGATCAGCCGAGAAGCCAGCCGCAACGGGCAATTGCTCAGCCTGCTGCCCACCGAATACAAGTTGCTGGAGTTCCTGATGCGCAACAGCGGGCAGATCCTCTCGCGCATGATGATTTTCGAGGAGGTCTGGGGCTACCACTTCGACCCCGGCACCAACCTGATCGACGTCCACATCGGTCGCTTGCGCAAAAAAATCGACCCACCGGGCCTGGAACCGCTGATTCGTACGGTACGGGGTTCCGGCTATGTCATTGCTGAACCCTGCTAA
- the hcnA gene encoding cyanide-forming glycine dehydrogenase subunit HcnA — protein MIQPQDLLRRKFDIQPLEQADMTVRLDGQTVNAAQGETVLTVIQSVGQRQVARNDHDQISGAYCGMGVCQCCLVKIDGRHKRRACQTLVRPGMQIETRANRMTETEAP, from the coding sequence ATGATTCAACCTCAAGACCTTCTACGCCGAAAATTCGATATCCAGCCGCTGGAACAGGCCGATATGACGGTGCGCCTGGACGGGCAGACCGTCAACGCCGCACAGGGTGAAACCGTCCTCACCGTCATCCAGTCCGTGGGCCAACGCCAGGTGGCCCGCAACGACCACGACCAGATCAGCGGTGCCTATTGCGGCATGGGCGTCTGCCAATGCTGCCTGGTCAAGATCGATGGGCGCCACAAGCGCCGCGCCTGCCAGACCCTGGTACGGCCCGGCATGCAGATCGAAACCCGAGCCAACCGCATGACCGAAACGGAGGCACCATGA
- the hcnB gene encoding cyanide-forming glycine dehydrogenase subunit HcnB — protein MSLDPVIVGGGPAGMAAAIELATHGVRCTVLEEAPRLGGVVYRGPLRDGVRLDYLGPRYSEALEKLHGEFRRHAGLIDVRLGSRVIGAEGFRALMLLDADERLREIAYSHLVLAAGCHERSVPFPGWTLPGVMMLGGLQLQIKSGVVKPPGPVVIAGTGPLLPLVACQLHASGVAVAGVYEACGFGRIAKESLALLNKPQLFLDGLSMLAYLKLNRIPVRYGWGVVQADGEGELSTVTVAPYSTTWEPDLKRAEPVPAQTLAVGYGFIPRTQLSQQMGLEHGFSEDGYLRAVSDAWQQSSEAHIHLAGDMGGIRGGEAAMLSGRIAALSILLQRNVLDSSTALEHRERYQAQLDRIIRFRAAVDRYTQRGAGQTALPAADTVICRCEHATRADIDRALEQGVQDMASLKMRTRVSMGDCQGRMCVGYCSDRLREATGRVDVGWLRPRFPIDPIPFSAFQNLGTEAVSHD, from the coding sequence ATGAGCCTCGATCCGGTGATTGTCGGCGGTGGCCCGGCAGGGATGGCGGCGGCCATTGAGCTGGCCACGCACGGGGTGCGCTGCACCGTGCTCGAAGAAGCGCCGCGCCTCGGTGGCGTGGTGTACCGCGGGCCGTTGCGCGATGGCGTGCGCCTGGATTACCTGGGGCCGCGCTACAGCGAAGCCCTGGAGAAACTCCACGGTGAATTCCGGCGCCACGCCGGGTTGATCGACGTGCGATTGGGCAGTCGCGTTATCGGCGCCGAAGGGTTCCGGGCGCTGATGTTGCTGGACGCCGACGAGCGCCTGCGTGAGATTGCCTATTCCCATTTGGTGTTGGCGGCCGGTTGTCACGAACGCAGCGTGCCGTTTCCGGGCTGGACCCTGCCGGGCGTGATGATGCTCGGCGGCCTGCAATTGCAGATCAAGAGCGGAGTGGTCAAGCCGCCGGGCCCGGTGGTGATCGCCGGCACGGGGCCGTTGCTGCCGCTGGTGGCCTGCCAACTGCACGCGTCAGGCGTGGCGGTGGCGGGTGTCTATGAGGCCTGTGGGTTCGGCAGGATCGCCAAGGAAAGCCTGGCCTTGCTGAACAAACCGCAACTGTTCCTGGACGGCCTGAGCATGCTGGCCTACCTCAAGCTCAATCGCATCCCCGTGCGCTATGGCTGGGGGGTGGTGCAGGCTGATGGCGAGGGTGAGTTGAGCACGGTCACCGTCGCGCCGTATTCCACGACCTGGGAGCCGGACCTGAAACGCGCCGAACCGGTGCCGGCCCAGACGCTGGCGGTCGGCTACGGGTTTATCCCGCGCACCCAATTGAGCCAGCAGATGGGCCTGGAGCACGGCTTCAGCGAGGACGGCTACTTGCGGGCCGTGTCCGATGCCTGGCAGCAAAGCAGCGAGGCACACATTCACCTCGCCGGCGACATGGGCGGGATTCGCGGTGGTGAAGCCGCGATGCTGAGCGGGCGCATCGCCGCGCTGTCGATCCTGCTGCAACGCAACGTACTGGATTCGTCCACCGCTCTCGAGCACCGCGAGCGCTACCAGGCGCAGCTTGACCGAATCATTCGCTTCCGCGCCGCCGTGGATCGCTACACCCAGCGCGGCGCCGGGCAAACCGCGTTGCCGGCTGCCGATACGGTGATTTGCCGCTGCGAGCACGCCACCCGCGCCGACATCGATCGAGCCCTGGAGCAGGGCGTGCAGGATATGGCCAGCCTGAAAATGCGCACCCGCGTGAGCATGGGCGACTGCCAGGGGCGGATGTGCGTCGGCTATTGCAGTGACCGATTGCGCGAAGCCACCGGGCGTGTCGACGTGGGCTGGCTACGACCGCGGTTCCCCATCGATCCGATTCCCTTTTCAGCGTTCCAGAACCTCGGCACGGAGGCCGTTTCCCATGATTAA
- the hcnC gene encoding cyanide-forming glycine dehydrogenase subunit HcnC codes for MIKHYDVVIAGGGVIGASCAYQLSKRKHLKIALIDAKRPGNATRASAGGLWAIGESVGLGCGVIFFRMMSANRKRQTQGAAVAVDASTPHILPQSFFEFALQSNAMYPQLHRELIDRHGMDFKFEQTGLKFVIYDDEDRLYAEHIVACIPHLADQVRWLDQATLREAEPNVSHEARGALEFLCDHQVSPFRLADAYTEGARQNGVDMFFNTNVTEVLRTGARVTGVRTAEAGTFNCRTLINAAGAWAADLSEQATGVRIPVKPVKGQILLTERMPKILNGCLTTSDCYVAQKDNGEILIGSTTEDKGFDVTTTYPEIEGLVQGAVRCIPQLADINLKRTWAGLRPGSPDELPILGPMRGVEGYLNACGHFRTGILTSAITGELLDKLVNNEPLPLDITPFLADRFEGAPRVVEPKEVELA; via the coding sequence ATGATTAAGCACTATGACGTGGTCATCGCCGGTGGCGGTGTGATCGGAGCCTCCTGTGCTTATCAACTGTCCAAGCGCAAGCACCTGAAGATCGCCCTGATCGACGCCAAGCGGCCCGGCAACGCCACCCGCGCTTCAGCCGGCGGCCTGTGGGCCATTGGCGAGTCGGTGGGCCTGGGGTGCGGGGTGATTTTCTTTCGCATGATGTCGGCCAACCGCAAGCGCCAGACCCAGGGCGCCGCCGTGGCGGTGGACGCCAGCACGCCGCACATCCTGCCGCAGTCGTTCTTCGAGTTCGCCTTGCAGTCCAATGCGATGTACCCGCAGTTGCACCGCGAGTTGATCGACCGCCATGGCATGGATTTCAAGTTCGAGCAGACTGGACTCAAGTTCGTGATCTACGACGATGAAGACCGTTTGTACGCCGAGCACATCGTCGCCTGCATTCCTCACCTGGCCGATCAGGTGCGCTGGCTCGACCAGGCCACCCTGCGCGAGGCCGAGCCGAATGTCAGCCATGAAGCCCGGGGCGCGCTGGAGTTTCTCTGCGATCACCAGGTCAGCCCGTTTCGCCTGGCTGACGCCTACACCGAAGGTGCCCGGCAGAACGGCGTCGATATGTTCTTCAACACCAACGTGACTGAAGTCCTGCGCACGGGTGCGCGGGTTACCGGTGTGAGAACCGCCGAGGCTGGGACCTTCAACTGCCGCACCCTGATCAATGCGGCCGGGGCCTGGGCGGCGGACCTGAGCGAACAGGCCACTGGCGTGCGGATTCCGGTCAAGCCGGTCAAGGGGCAAATCCTGCTGACCGAGCGCATGCCGAAGATCCTCAACGGCTGCCTGACCACCAGCGACTGCTACGTGGCGCAGAAAGACAACGGCGAAATCCTCATCGGCAGCACCACCGAAGACAAAGGCTTCGACGTGACCACCACCTACCCCGAGATCGAAGGGTTGGTGCAAGGCGCGGTGCGCTGCATTCCGCAGCTGGCCGATATCAACCTGAAACGCACTTGGGCCGGCCTGCGCCCGGGCTCCCCGGATGAACTGCCGATCCTGGGGCCGATGCGAGGGGTGGAGGGTTACCTCAACGCGTGCGGCCATTTCCGCACCGGCATCCTGACCTCGGCCATCACCGGGGAGTTGCTGGACAAACTGGTGAACAACGAACCGTTGCCGCTGGACATCACGCCGTTCCTGGCGGATCGCTTCGAAGGGGCGCCAAGGGTCGTCGAGCCAAAGGAAGTGGAGCTGGCCTGA
- a CDS encoding glutathione S-transferase yields MKLIGMLDSPYVRRVAISAKCLGIALEHESVSVFRHFEQFQRINPVVKAPTLVLDDGTVLMDSTLIIDYLEALAAPGRSLISTDLGSRLRSLRLIGLALAACEKSVQIYYERNLRPTEIQHAPWVERVEGQLAAAYDMLEQELVKQPLATDGTLDQAGITVAVAWSFTNLVVPDQVQGKSFPSISAFTAYAEGLEAFVSTPME; encoded by the coding sequence ATGAAACTGATCGGCATGCTGGACTCGCCCTATGTGCGACGCGTCGCGATTTCCGCCAAGTGCCTGGGCATTGCCCTGGAGCATGAATCGGTTTCGGTCTTCAGGCATTTCGAGCAATTCCAGCGCATCAATCCGGTGGTCAAGGCGCCGACCCTGGTGCTCGACGATGGCACCGTGCTGATGGACTCCACGTTGATCATCGATTACCTCGAGGCCTTGGCCGCGCCGGGTAGAAGCCTGATATCCACCGATCTCGGGTCACGGCTGCGCTCTTTGCGCCTGATCGGGTTGGCCCTGGCTGCGTGCGAGAAGTCGGTGCAGATCTACTACGAACGCAACCTGCGGCCGACAGAAATCCAACACGCCCCTTGGGTAGAACGCGTGGAAGGCCAACTGGCGGCGGCCTATGACATGCTCGAACAGGAACTGGTAAAACAGCCACTGGCCACCGATGGCACTCTCGATCAGGCGGGCATCACCGTGGCAGTGGCCTGGAGCTTCACCAACCTTGTGGTGCCGGACCAGGTGCAGGGCAAGTCATTCCCATCGATCAGCGCGTTCACCGCCTATGCCGAAGGGCTGGAGGCGTTTGTCAGCACGCCGATGGAATAA